In Helicobacter pylori, one genomic interval encodes:
- a CDS encoding 2-hydroxymuconate tautomerase family protein, whose amino-acid sequence MPFINIKLVPENGGPTNEQKQQLIEGVSDLMVKVLNKNKASVVVIIDEVDSNNYGLGGESVHHLRQKN is encoded by the coding sequence ATGCCGTTTATCAATATCAAGCTCGTGCCAGAAAATGGAGGGCCAACAAACGAGCAAAAACAGCAATTGATTGAAGGGGTTTCAGATTTGATGGTTAAGGTGTTAAATAAAAATAAGGCTTCTGTTGTGGTCATTATAGATGAGGTGGATTCTAATAATTATGGTCTTGGGGGCGAGAGCGTCCATCATTTGAGGCAAAAAAACTAA
- the hopJ gene encoding Hop family outer membrane protein HopJ/HopK has protein sequence MQKTLFSLSLFSSLFLSFCIAEENGAYVSVGFEYSISHAIQHNNPFLNQERIQIISNAQNKIYKLNQVKNEITSMPNTFAYINNNLKNHSKLTPTEMQAEKYYLQSTFQNIEKIVMLSGGAASNPQLVQALEKIQEPTTNPLEFEKNLKNLEVQFNQSQNRMLSSLSSQIAQISNSLNALDPNSYSKNISNMYGVALNVGYKHFFTKKKNQGFRYYLFYDYGYTNFGFVGNGFDGLGKMNNHLYGLGIDYLYNFIDNAKKHSSVGFYAGFALAGSSWVGSGLSMWVSETDFINNYLTGYQAKMHTSFFQIPLNFGVRVNVNRHNGFEMGLKIPLAVNSFYETHGKGLNTSLFFKRLVVFNVSYVYSF, from the coding sequence ATGCAAAAAACCTTATTTTCTTTATCTTTATTTTCATCTTTATTTTTATCTTTTTGTATCGCTGAAGAAAATGGAGCGTATGTAAGCGTAGGGTTTGAATATTCCATCAGTCATGCCATCCAACACAATAACCCCTTTTTGAATCAAGAACGCATCCAAATCATTTCTAACGCTCAAAATAAAATCTATAAGCTCAATCAAGTCAAAAATGAAATCACAAGCATGCCTAACACCTTTGCATACATCAACAACAATTTAAAAAACCATTCCAAATTAACCCCTACTGAAATGCAAGCTGAGAAATACTACCTCCAATCCACCTTTCAAAATATTGAAAAAATAGTGATGCTTAGCGGTGGCGCTGCATCTAACCCCCAATTAGTCCAAGCGTTAGAAAAAATACAAGAACCCACCACTAACCCTTTAGAATTTGAAAAAAACTTAAAAAATTTAGAAGTGCAATTCAATCAATCCCAAAACCGCATGCTTTCTTCTTTATCTTCTCAAATCGCTCAAATTTCAAATTCCCTAAACGCGCTGGATCCTAACTCTTATTCTAAAAACATTTCAAACATGTATGGGGTAGCTTTGAATGTGGGTTACAAGCATTTCTTTACCAAGAAAAAAAATCAAGGGTTTCGCTATTACTTGTTCTATGACTATGGTTACACTAATTTTGGTTTTGTGGGTAATGGCTTTGATGGTTTGGGCAAAATGAATAACCACCTTTATGGGCTTGGAATAGACTATTTGTATAATTTCATTGATAATGCAAAAAAACATTCTAGCGTGGGTTTTTATGCGGGCTTTGCTTTAGCGGGGAGTTCGTGGGTAGGGAGTGGTTTGAGCATGTGGGTGAGTGAAACGGATTTTATCAACAATTACTTGACGGGCTATCAAGCTAAAATGCACACGAGTTTTTTCCAAATCCCTTTGAATTTTGGGGTTCGTGTGAATGTAAATAGGCATAACGGCTTTGAAATGGGCTTAAAAATCCCTTTAGCGGTGAATTCCTTTTATGAAACGCATGGCAAAGGGTTAAACACTTCTCTCTTTTTCAAACGCCTTGTGGTGTTTAATGTGAGTTATGTTTATAGTTTTTAG